Proteins encoded by one window of Metamycoplasma subdolum:
- the hrcA gene encoding heat-inducible transcriptional repressor HrcA — protein sequence MEDLKQIILNENQAIYFKKIVDLYIKTGEPVASKELVSFYKLKVSSATVRAIMAQFEKMGLLEKLHTSGGRIPSTLGLEYYTKYLVYNRKKFFHEKLEDLLAKRRIAVDATVDEAASIISEMAGFTVIATSNNATETLRSIQLTTLNEKQAIVVIVTSSGRVESKMFNIESKLIKLNDVKIAIRIFKERLIDTPLIYLAERVKSLAPILSEQVKNCEIIIQEFIKNVFVFKEEVTAKTFNKSAMILSENISREEISQVLNLIDSHSVWDAIENNIDEDNNLKLDLSRPNLSIISKKIDFENENNISEISVIGPKNLNVEKGLETFEIVEKILKKGKK from the coding sequence ATGGAAGATTTAAAACAAATTATACTTAATGAAAATCAAGCAATTTATTTTAAAAAAATAGTTGATCTTTATATAAAAACAGGCGAACCAGTTGCTTCAAAAGAACTTGTTAGTTTTTATAAACTAAAAGTTTCAAGTGCCACAGTTAGAGCAATAATGGCTCAGTTTGAAAAGATGGGGCTTTTAGAAAAACTTCACACTTCCGGTGGAAGAATTCCCTCAACGTTAGGTCTTGAATATTACACAAAATACTTAGTTTATAATCGTAAAAAATTCTTTCACGAAAAGCTTGAAGACTTACTTGCAAAAAGAAGAATTGCAGTTGATGCTACCGTTGATGAAGCTGCTTCTATTATTAGCGAGATGGCAGGTTTTACTGTTATTGCAACAAGCAATAATGCTACAGAAACTTTACGTTCAATCCAGCTTACAACCTTAAATGAAAAACAAGCAATTGTTGTTATTGTTACAAGTAGTGGTAGAGTTGAATCTAAAATGTTCAATATTGAAAGCAAGTTAATTAAATTAAATGATGTAAAAATTGCTATTAGAATTTTTAAAGAAAGACTAATTGACACACCTTTAATTTACCTTGCTGAAAGAGTAAAAAGTTTAGCTCCAATTTTAAGTGAGCAAGTTAAAAATTGCGAAATTATTATTCAAGAATTTATTAAAAATGTTTTTGTTTTTAAAGAAGAAGTTACCGCAAAAACTTTCAATAAATCAGCCATGATTTTATCTGAAAATATTAGCCGTGAAGAAATTAGTCAAGTTTTAAATTTAATTGATAGTCATTCAGTTTGAGATGCTATTGAAAATAACATTGATGAAGATAATAACTTAAAACTTGATTTAAGTCGTCCCAATTTATCGATTATTAGTAAAAAAATTGATTTTGAAAATGAAAATAATATTTCTGAAATTAGTGTTATTGGACCTAAAAATTTAAATGTTGAAAAAGGACTTGAAACATTTGAAATTGTTGAAAAGATTTTAAAGAAAGGAAAGAAATAA
- a CDS encoding nucleotide exchange factor GrpE: MKIEKFDIVTLSYSTLKSKKVEEEKNKVEILINENYEDKELIHFLLSLEKIELNKDLTFEVNKKKNVLKIISVEKPNKKLKDLLTISQSLEEENQKLEEKISSLISKNLVLELENKKLVHEFKEKIKEFEVKAQQKLNDLKEKNNKHFEEQKSDAKKYALQSFLEDLIVPLSKVDQAFDYLKKSNDSVIKNYLTGFIMLYQQIEDVLLEHGVVKIIPEVGSTFNPEEQHAFELREEKGKTKDKILEVKMIGYKLNGRVLKPASVVVSK, encoded by the coding sequence ATGAAGATTGAAAAGTTTGATATTGTTACTTTAAGTTATTCAACTTTAAAAAGCAAAAAGGTTGAAGAAGAAAAAAATAAAGTTGAAATTTTAATAAATGAAAATTATGAAGATAAAGAACTAATTCATTTTCTTTTATCTCTTGAAAAAATTGAATTAAATAAAGATTTAACATTTGAAGTAAATAAAAAGAAAAATGTTTTAAAAATTATTTCAGTTGAAAAACCAAATAAAAAATTAAAAGATCTTTTGACTATAAGTCAAAGCTTAGAAGAAGAAAATCAAAAACTTGAGGAAAAAATTAGTTCTTTGATTTCAAAAAATTTAGTTCTTGAACTTGAAAACAAAAAACTTGTTCATGAATTTAAAGAAAAAATTAAAGAATTTGAAGTAAAAGCTCAACAAAAATTAAATGATTTAAAAGAAAAGAATAACAAACATTTTGAGGAACAAAAAAGTGATGCTAAAAAATATGCCTTACAATCATTTTTAGAAGATTTAATTGTTCCGCTTTCAAAAGTTGATCAAGCTTTTGATTACCTTAAAAAAAGTAATGATTCAGTTATTAAAAATTATTTAACTGGATTTATAATGCTTTATCAACAAATTGAAGATGTTTTACTTGAACATGGAGTTGTTAAAATAATTCCTGAAGTAGGTTCGACTTTTAATCCTGAAGAACAACATGCATTTGAACTTAGAGAAGAAAAAGGCAAGACAAAAGATAAGATTTTAGAAGTAAAAATGATTGGATATAAACTAAATGGAAGGGTTTTAAAACCTGCATCTGTAGTTGTAAGTAAATAG
- a CDS encoding P68 family surface lipoprotein has protein sequence MKTKKILFALAPLAVATLPLVGASCGGGNTSTKFLFDQQDDGRIKLYSGFATSAPQGAGLRTIVAEFNKFAKTSEAKAAGYLPVDVAVGSNGYSTEELKNKLEAKDDKQFFNLMTNYATASSIIARYRMNLDFSKDFESYGLHPLFKNVNDQIAGIKSHERWVVPISRSSEMMSINKPVLGKLLYTLTQAPYNVQLEGTHTLIDEMIKSYTTGSDKAAVDKKWDPTLLPDGPDKNAVVAMLKDYKLSDAIFESYTELLKFAELSKLAFSKQDAPETKTRFVVGFDSIPNTIYAMSLSLAGGDKSKTFITYHPKDEKYAKFGGFDFASFRENEASPEHKNFKASWEILLPAIEKKAVYVGGGGAYGSGPLTIHEMAILIGSTAGYVHTFISDGAGGKTIFALDSANGKIGKELKSTFKLNLVDTTGTEVIALFQNEKFENPIVRHNAPQAKGEHGWMFVDKESEDKALAIFKAGDYLVVDDTLTHDGDVVKKDGKEIPNAKYLGKILNGKGASTLDFYYIPSTKILIDSTSGTENLNFDEAMWKSVPLKANTDAASTFSVTAQGPSFIGIHANEREDKATKLFVKWFFTHQLKDFKAFAQTFNGNPIDVFNGLGSYVSTTSAWFSQDPGKIKLNAANRVAFDNFRKAMNDKNYHLVEDVAASQSQILRDTMTTLGKNAMDSASNGQPHDFKSLLKKFKQILGTRLD, from the coding sequence ATGAAAACCAAAAAAATACTATTTGCTTTAGCACCTTTAGCTGTTGCCACACTGCCTTTAGTAGGTGCTAGCTGTGGTGGGGGAAATACTTCAACTAAATTCCTTTTTGATCAACAAGATGATGGAAGAATTAAATTATATTCTGGATTTGCTACTTCTGCTCCTCAAGGTGCAGGTCTTCGTACAATCGTTGCTGAATTTAATAAATTTGCAAAAACTTCTGAAGCCAAAGCTGCTGGATACTTACCAGTTGATGTTGCTGTTGGTTCAAACGGATACAGTACAGAAGAATTAAAAAACAAACTAGAAGCTAAGGATGATAAACAATTCTTTAATCTAATGACTAACTATGCAACTGCTTCATCAATTATTGCAAGATATAGAATGAACTTAGATTTTTCAAAAGATTTTGAATCATACGGACTTCACCCACTATTTAAAAATGTTAATGATCAAATTGCAGGTATTAAATCTCACGAAAGATGAGTTGTTCCTATTTCACGTTCATCAGAAATGATGTCAATTAACAAACCTGTTTTAGGAAAACTACTTTATACCTTAACACAAGCTCCTTACAATGTTCAACTTGAAGGAACACATACACTTATTGATGAAATGATTAAATCATATACAACAGGAAGTGATAAGGCTGCTGTCGATAAAAAATGAGATCCAACTTTACTTCCAGATGGTCCAGACAAAAACGCTGTTGTTGCAATGCTAAAAGATTACAAATTAAGTGATGCAATTTTTGAAAGTTATACTGAACTTTTAAAATTTGCTGAACTTTCAAAACTTGCATTTAGTAAACAAGATGCACCCGAAACAAAGACAAGATTTGTTGTTGGATTTGACTCAATTCCTAACACAATTTACGCAATGTCACTTTCACTAGCGGGCGGAGATAAGAGTAAAACCTTTATTACATATCATCCAAAAGATGAAAAATATGCAAAATTTGGTGGTTTTGACTTTGCTTCATTCCGTGAAAACGAAGCAAGTCCAGAACACAAAAACTTCAAAGCTAGTTGAGAAATTTTATTACCTGCAATTGAGAAGAAAGCAGTTTATGTTGGAGGCGGAGGTGCATACGGTTCAGGGCCTTTAACTATTCATGAAATGGCAATTTTAATTGGTTCAACTGCAGGATATGTACACACATTTATAAGTGATGGTGCTGGTGGTAAAACAATTTTTGCTCTTGATAGTGCAAACGGAAAAATTGGTAAAGAACTTAAGAGTACTTTTAAACTTAATCTAGTTGATACTACAGGTACTGAAGTTATTGCTTTATTCCAAAACGAAAAATTTGAAAATCCAATTGTAAGACATAACGCTCCTCAAGCAAAAGGAGAACATGGTTGAATGTTTGTTGATAAAGAGTCTGAAGACAAAGCTTTAGCAATTTTTAAAGCTGGTGATTATTTAGTAGTTGATGATACTTTAACTCATGACGGTGATGTTGTTAAAAAAGATGGAAAAGAAATTCCTAATGCAAAATATTTAGGGAAAATTCTTAACGGTAAAGGTGCTTCAACCTTAGATTTTTACTACATTCCATCAACAAAAATTCTTATTGATTCTACATCAGGCACAGAAAATCTTAACTTTGATGAAGCAATGTGAAAGAGTGTTCCACTTAAAGCAAACACTGATGCGGCAAGTACATTCTCAGTTACTGCTCAAGGCCCATCATTTATTGGAATTCATGCAAACGAAAGAGAAGATAAAGCAACAAAATTATTTGTTAAATGATTCTTTACTCATCAACTTAAAGACTTCAAAGCATTCGCACAAACATTTAATGGTAACCCAATTGATGTTTTCAATGGTTTAGGTAGTTATGTTTCAACAACAAGTGCATGATTTAGCCAAGATCCAGGAAAAATTAAATTAAATGCAGCAAATAGAGTTGCTTTTGATAACTTTAGAAAAGCTATGAATGACAAAAACTATCATTTAGTTGAAGACGTTGCAGCTTCTCAATCACAAATTCTACGTGATACTATGACTACATTAGGCAAGAATGCTATGGACTCAGCAAGCAATGGTCAACCTCATGATTTCAAAAGCTTATTAAAGAAATTTAAACAAATTCTTGGAACTAGATTAGATTAA
- a CDS encoding thermonuclease family protein, translated as MKTNKILLNISLISLPLIPTTVLAASCKKEEKVKKYYNSKGVSYKDIKLNSFYEGIEPKDYAKIGKLFYKKTTLSKKHPITGALTTWQGTYWEKFNYRDMTVTGWSDGDTLKADWIDGGGIKRACKIRISGIDTLEEGTPTVKRRERALAALDHRYANSIIPKGAKIRAIAENWANSSYDRLVANIFFDKPGEEQGKFYRNFSTEMLAGGWTLPRFSSGETGAFTSNYNEKEFDSPFALMLPYMAYAFNEGIEQNRGFYNPESYKYKGVENDVKNGGRGEAMVSPYEFTLEYVDHGIGMIANGGGEYILSAEFSKFDKLEPNNSIFAFIDSRNKQYGL; from the coding sequence ATGAAAACCAACAAAATATTATTAAATATTAGTTTAATTTCTCTACCATTAATTCCAACTACTGTTTTAGCTGCTTCTTGTAAAAAAGAAGAAAAAGTTAAAAAATACTATAACAGTAAAGGTGTAAGTTACAAAGACATCAAATTAAATTCTTTTTATGAAGGAATTGAGCCAAAAGATTATGCAAAAATAGGTAAACTATTTTATAAAAAAACTACTTTAAGCAAAAAACATCCAATAACTGGTGCATTAACAACATGACAAGGAACTTATTGAGAAAAATTCAATTACCGTGACATGACCGTTACTGGTTGATCTGATGGTGACACTTTAAAAGCAGATTGAATTGATGGTGGGGGTATCAAAAGAGCTTGCAAAATTAGAATTTCAGGTATTGATACTCTTGAAGAAGGAACCCCAACTGTTAAAAGAAGAGAAAGAGCTCTTGCGGCTTTAGATCATAGATATGCAAATTCTATAATTCCAAAAGGTGCAAAAATTAGAGCAATTGCAGAGAATTGAGCAAATTCATCATATGATCGTTTAGTTGCAAATATCTTCTTTGACAAACCTGGTGAAGAACAAGGAAAATTCTACCGTAATTTTTCAACAGAAATGTTAGCCGGTGGCTGAACATTGCCTCGTTTTTCATCAGGTGAAACGGGTGCTTTTACAAGTAATTATAATGAAAAAGAATTCGACTCACCATTTGCTTTAATGTTGCCCTACATGGCTTATGCATTTAATGAAGGAATAGAACAAAATCGTGGATTCTACAACCCAGAAAGTTATAAATACAAAGGCGTTGAAAATGATGTCAAAAATGGGGGAAGAGGCGAAGCTATGGTTTCACCTTATGAATTCACTTTAGAATATGTAGATCATGGAATTGGAATGATTGCCAACGGTGGCGGTGAATATATCCTAAGTGCCGAATTTAGTAAATTCGATAAACTTGAACCAAATAATAGTATTTTCGCTTTCATTGATTCAAGAAATAAACAATACGGTTTATAG
- a CDS encoding ATP-binding cassette domain-containing protein — translation MDKAEMLAQEKIHAFSQKRYFDNKNAAAIELKDLVIDFGDAVAVDNVSFQIKKGELVTLLGPSGSGKTTTLNAISGLLRPTSGKVFFSGIDVTKYSPQQRELGLVFQNYALYPHMTVYENIAFPLAHDKHWREETIEKTKLAQQQIFKLILEHFNVAEDDISDLKTKCFHTIDNPREIQKYLIDLKAELSDITEDSQNKYNLAITKKTAILTSLTKEVLQKIKNLQHDLEENLRKLNLHFSSQLSTIDREISKAKLTNQDVSKFLVQTEELKASLADKKASLKSKCKQEIKDLEDQYEENYKEQKRILTQAIKDAKVQYKAKLKERKSSELNEKIRKKNQDFKTTKKFVDNAYREKVNSLFDPIFEQHSITGLTFSSKLNKLILFLPQPLQEKIEELSKDVLTIPEAIVRDVLEVAQRVEITKNLGKKPTQLSGGQQQRVAIARAIVKKPKILLLDEPLSNLDAKLRISTRKWIRSIQQELGITTVFVTHDQEEAMSISDRIVCMSTAKVQQIGSPIDLYLKPKNEFVARFLGMPEMTIFEAKVEHGKAYISDKLIAELPVKYDKQLIHIGARGESLIESSKGMFTGEIKNIEYLGKEIQSQIYIKEIDKICNVYLTKKSVYEIGEQVKLGFKSIDQLHFFDAETGERID, via the coding sequence ATGGACAAAGCAGAAATGCTAGCCCAAGAAAAAATCCATGCTTTTTCTCAAAAGCGCTATTTTGATAATAAAAATGCTGCAGCAATTGAGTTAAAAGATCTTGTGATTGACTTCGGTGATGCAGTAGCAGTTGATAATGTTTCATTCCAAATTAAAAAGGGTGAACTTGTTACTTTATTAGGACCATCTGGTTCAGGTAAAACTACTACTTTAAATGCTATTTCAGGCTTACTTAGACCTACAAGTGGAAAAGTTTTTTTCTCAGGAATTGACGTTACAAAATATTCACCTCAACAAAGAGAACTTGGTCTTGTTTTCCAAAACTATGCACTTTATCCACATATGACAGTTTATGAAAATATAGCATTCCCTCTTGCTCATGACAAACATTGAAGAGAAGAAACGATTGAAAAAACAAAATTAGCTCAACAACAAATTTTTAAGTTAATCTTAGAACACTTCAATGTTGCTGAAGATGATATCAGTGACCTAAAAACAAAATGTTTTCACACAATTGATAATCCAAGAGAAATACAAAAATATTTAATTGATTTAAAAGCTGAACTTTCTGATATTACAGAAGATTCACAAAATAAATACAATTTAGCAATTACTAAAAAAACAGCAATCTTAACTAGTTTAACCAAAGAAGTTTTACAAAAAATTAAAAACTTACAACATGATCTTGAAGAAAATTTAAGAAAATTAAACTTACACTTTTCTTCACAATTAAGTACAATTGATCGTGAAATTTCTAAAGCTAAGCTTACTAATCAAGATGTTTCAAAATTCTTAGTTCAAACTGAAGAATTAAAGGCATCTCTTGCAGATAAAAAAGCATCTTTAAAATCTAAATGCAAACAAGAAATTAAAGATCTTGAAGATCAATATGAAGAAAATTATAAAGAACAAAAGCGTATACTAACTCAAGCGATTAAAGATGCTAAAGTTCAATATAAAGCAAAACTTAAGGAAAGAAAATCAAGCGAACTGAACGAAAAAATTAGAAAGAAAAACCAAGACTTTAAAACTACAAAAAAATTCGTTGATAACGCTTACCGTGAAAAAGTTAATTCATTATTTGACCCAATTTTTGAACAACACAGTATTACTGGCCTAACTTTTTCATCAAAACTTAACAAGTTGATTTTATTCCTACCTCAACCTTTACAAGAAAAAATCGAAGAACTTTCAAAAGATGTATTGACTATTCCTGAAGCAATCGTTCGTGATGTTTTAGAAGTAGCTCAAAGAGTAGAAATTACAAAAAACTTAGGTAAAAAACCAACTCAACTTTCTGGTGGACAACAACAACGGGTAGCAATTGCTCGTGCTATTGTTAAAAAACCAAAGATTTTATTACTAGATGAACCTCTTTCAAACTTAGATGCAAAACTAAGAATTTCAACCAGAAAATGAATACGTTCTATTCAACAAGAGCTTGGAATTACTACAGTTTTTGTTACTCACGACCAAGAAGAAGCTATGTCAATTAGCGATCGTATTGTTTGTATGTCAACTGCAAAAGTTCAACAAATCGGAAGTCCAATTGACCTTTATTTAAAGCCAAAAAATGAATTTGTTGCTCGTTTTCTAGGTATGCCTGAAATGACCATTTTTGAAGCAAAAGTTGAACATGGCAAGGCATATATTAGTGACAAACTTATTGCAGAACTTCCAGTTAAATATGACAAACAATTAATTCATATTGGTGCTCGTGGTGAGAGTTTAATTGAAAGCTCAAAAGGCATGTTTACTGGCGAAATCAAAAACATAGAATATCTTGGAAAAGAAATTCAGTCTCAAATTTATATCAAAGAAATTGACAAGATCTGTAACGTTTATTTAACCAAAAAAAGCGTTTATGAAATTGGCGAACAAGTTAAACTTGGATTCAAATCAATTGATCAATTACATTTCTTTGATGCTGAAACTGGGGAAAGAATTGATTAA
- a CDS encoding carbohydrate ABC transporter permease — MKRYFWKKMRVKNIGDNLSILSTRTPYWKPFLLILPSFLTILLFTLIPFILVIYKSFLDRGTGFYIDEAKLSTANYVNIFKDYGFQTGIRNSIVYAIIALPISLTCSLLIAIAITQVVKKWARSFWQTVFFLPYVTSMVAVSISFIYIFRREGGIINTLLQKLGLIKKPLLFLQDTSDWNWSAFGVIVFRGVWGNLAFQVLILTTAMLSVDQNLYRAGSIDGAYKAKQFFAITLPSIKPTLSFLITIGIIGGIKIFPLALFDNSPETAVAHGGSSIMLYIYSMVRGGEYGRSGAASVILFVLGVTISFGLRKLVTLAYKASTKIGALNVTRKIETQTLKSKTTFKV, encoded by the coding sequence ATGAAAAGATATTTTTGAAAAAAAATGAGAGTTAAAAACATTGGTGATAATTTAAGCATTCTCTCAACAAGAACACCTTATTGAAAACCATTCTTATTAATTCTTCCATCATTTTTAACAATCTTACTTTTCACTTTAATTCCTTTTATCTTAGTTATTTACAAATCATTTCTAGATAGAGGAACTGGATTCTATATTGATGAAGCCAAACTTTCAACTGCAAACTATGTCAATATTTTTAAAGACTATGGTTTTCAAACAGGTATTAGAAACTCAATTGTCTATGCAATAATTGCCTTACCAATTAGTCTAACTTGCTCTCTTTTAATAGCAATAGCAATTACTCAAGTTGTTAAAAAATGAGCAAGAAGCTTTTGACAAACAGTATTCTTCTTACCTTATGTTACAAGCATGGTTGCAGTTTCAATTTCATTTATTTATATCTTCAGACGTGAGGGTGGAATTATTAATACCTTACTTCAAAAACTGGGGCTTATTAAAAAACCACTCTTATTCTTGCAAGATACATCGGATTGAAACTGATCAGCTTTTGGAGTAATTGTGTTCCGTGGGGTTTGAGGAAACTTAGCCTTTCAAGTATTAATTCTAACTACAGCAATGCTATCAGTTGACCAAAACCTTTACCGTGCTGGTTCAATTGATGGTGCTTATAAAGCAAAACAATTCTTTGCCATCACTTTACCTTCTATTAAACCTACCCTATCATTCTTAATTACAATTGGAATAATTGGTGGTATTAAAATCTTCCCACTAGCTTTATTTGATAATAGTCCCGAAACTGCTGTTGCACATGGTGGATCATCAATTATGCTTTACATTTACTCAATGGTTCGTGGTGGAGAATATGGTAGAAGTGGTGCAGCATCAGTAATTCTTTTCGTTTTAGGTGTAACTATTTCATTTGGACTTAGAAAATTAGTCACTCTAGCATACAAAGCAAGTACAAAGATAGGAGCGTTAAATGTCACTCGTAAGATTGAAACTCAGACATTGAAGTCAAAAACGACTTTTAAAGTCTAA
- a CDS encoding carbohydrate ABC transporter permease: protein MVRPVETTRPISVILTWVFKIFVLVFFGILIMFPFYYMINQSLLDKYWQNDQNTLVLFPLKFPDKKGVDFHFENFRTAAQAGYLKAIVTTAGITALSVVLRIFFSITFGYAFSIKKWRFKQLSWGFFLALLVLPEVALMAGQYLVVVRLGWHVDWKISPIRIVTLTMPFAASVFSGFMYRNSFESIQGVVRQSSMLDGASAFAYFTKIAMPMVKATTWTVAILTALASWNSFSWPLLILSKQEPGSWTVMNIWLMEVGKSKESAGEVEIIYTSIRMAGTILGILPMFVVYFVLRKRIMNAISRQGNATKG, encoded by the coding sequence ATGGTAAGGCCGGTTGAAACGACCAGACCAATTAGCGTTATTTTAACTTGAGTATTTAAAATATTTGTACTTGTATTTTTCGGAATCCTTATTATGTTTCCATTCTATTACATGATTAACCAATCATTATTAGATAAATATTGACAAAATGACCAAAACACATTAGTTTTATTCCCATTAAAATTTCCAGACAAAAAAGGCGTTGATTTTCACTTTGAAAACTTTAGAACAGCAGCACAAGCTGGTTACTTGAAAGCAATCGTAACCACTGCTGGAATAACTGCACTTTCAGTTGTTTTAAGAATCTTTTTCTCAATAACCTTTGGTTATGCTTTCTCAATTAAAAAATGAAGATTCAAACAACTTTCATGAGGATTTTTCCTAGCATTGCTAGTTCTTCCTGAAGTTGCCTTAATGGCTGGACAATATCTTGTTGTTGTTCGTCTCGGATGACATGTCGATTGGAAAATATCGCCAATTAGAATTGTTACCTTAACAATGCCATTTGCTGCATCAGTCTTTTCTGGATTTATGTATAGAAACTCATTCGAATCTATTCAAGGAGTTGTACGTCAATCATCAATGCTTGATGGAGCAAGTGCATTCGCTTACTTTACTAAAATTGCAATGCCAATGGTAAAAGCAACCACTTGAACTGTTGCAATTCTAACTGCCCTTGCATCTTGAAACTCATTCTCATGACCTCTACTTATCTTGTCTAAACAAGAACCCGGTTCATGAACCGTAATGAACATCTGGCTCATGGAAGTTGGTAAATCTAAAGAAAGTGCTGGTGAAGTTGAAATTATTTATACTTCAATTCGTATGGCCGGAACTATTCTTGGAATCTTACCAATGTTTGTAGTTTACTTTGTTTTAAGAAAGAGAATTATGAACGCAATTTCACGTCAAGGAAATGCAACGAAAGGATAG